One window of the Eucalyptus grandis isolate ANBG69807.140 chromosome 6, ASM1654582v1, whole genome shotgun sequence genome contains the following:
- the LOC120294694 gene encoding prostaglandin E synthase 2-like has protein sequence MTTRSIRGAAALTRAAAAGGAAAAGASQHRLLRAALRDLRVGTSSPWLSEVLTGRRWPSIPSASNGAAGARLVSSAAAAATSPAREEGSRGARFLPGDVVLYQYEACPFCNKVKAFLDYYKIPYKVVEVNPISKKEIKWSDYKKVPILMVDGNPMNDSSVTLCNDRFWCVHQLFGKIHPDDLAENEEERKWRGWVDNHLVHVLSPNIYRTPSEALESFYYITTHGNFSFMERLIAKYSGAAAMYMVSKKLKKRHNITDERAALYEAAETWVDALKGRPFCGGAEPNLADLAVFGVLRPIRHLQSGKDMVEHTRIGEWYDRMQHAVGNSTRAMTQS, from the exons ATGACGACGAGGTCGATCAGAGGAGCCGCCGCTTTGACCCGCGCCGCCGCGGCCGGCGGAGCAGCCGCCGCGGGCGCGTCCCAGCACCGCCTCCTTCGAGCCGCGCTCCGCGATCTCCGGGTGGGCACGAGCTCCCCGTGGCTCTCCGAGGTACTGACCGGCCGGCGCTGGCCGTCGATCCCCTCCGCGTCCAATGGCGCCGCGGGGGCCAGGCTCGtgtcctccgccgccgccgcggcgacGTCTCCGGCTCGGGAAGAGGGCTCGCGAGGGGCGAGGTTTCTCCCCGGTGACGTCGTCCTTTACCAGTACGAGGCTTGCCCTTTCTGCAACAAAGTTAAAG cATTCTTGGATTACTACAAAATACCGTACAAAGTTGTGGAGGTCAACCCCATCAGCAAGAAAGAGATCAAATGGTCTGATTACAAGAAGGTGCCTATACTGATGGTAGATGGAAATCCGATGAATGACTCTTCAG TCACACTCTGCAATGACCGATTTTGGTGTGTGCATCAGTTGTTCGGAAAAATTCATCCTGATGACTTGGCGGAAAATGAGGAGGAGAGGAAGTGGCGTGG GTGGGTCGATAATCATTTGGTTCATGTTTTATCACCAAATATATACAGAACTCCTTCAGAAGCCCTTGAGTCATTCTACTATATTACTACCCATG GCAACTTCAGCTTCATGGAGAGGTTAATTGCCAAGTACAGCGGAGCTGCAGCTATGTATATGGTGtcgaagaagttgaagaagagacACAACATTACAGATGAACGCGCAGCCTTGTATGAAGCTGCTGAAACATGGGTGGATGCTCTTAAAGGGAGGCCATTTTGTG GTGGCGCAGAGCCTAATTTAGCTGATCTCGCTGTTTTTGGCGTGCTGAGGCCGATCCGGCACCTCCAATCTGGGAAAGATATGGTTGAGCATACTCGAATAGGTGAATGGTATGACAGAATGCAGCATGCCGTGGGGAATTCTACGAGAGCAATGACTCAGTCGTGA